A window of Chthoniobacterales bacterium genomic DNA:
CGGGCTCGTATTGCCCTCGACCCCGGGCACGAAGAAGCACGATATCCTCGCTGTGCTCGACAACCTCAGCGCCGGCGGCAGCACGCACGGGAGCGAGGGCATCAAACTTGCCTACGAGACAGCGCGCAAAAACTTCCTCAAGGAGGGAACAAACCGCGTCATCCTTTGCACCGACGGCGATTTCAATGTGGGTGTGACCGACCAGAGCGAACTGCAAAAGCTCATCGAACGCGAGCGTGCGTCGGGCGTGTTTCTGTCCGTGCTCGGGTTCGGCACGGGCAATGTGAAAGACTCGACCATGGAGTTGCTCGCGGACAAAGGCAACGGCAACTACGCCTACATCGACTCGATCAACGAGGGCCGCAAGGTGCTCGTGGAGCAGATGGGCTCGACACTTTTCACCATCGCGAAAGACGTGAAGATCCAGGTGGAGTTCAATCCGGCGCGCGTGGCGGGATACCGTCTCATCGGCTACGAGAACCGGCTGCTCGCGAAGGAGGATTTTAACGACGACAAGAAAGACGCGGGCGAAATCGGCGCGGGACACACGGTGACCGCACTCTACGAAATCATCCCCGCGGGCCAGAAAATCCCCGGCGACCCATCGGTCGATCCGCTCAAATACCAAAAGCCCGAGCCTGTCGCGTCCGACGTGCCGGACTCCGGCGAACTCCTCACGGTCAAACTCCGCTACAAGCAACCGGATGGCGACAAGAGCCAACTCATCGCAGTGCCGCTACCTGCACCCGAACAAGTGAGAGCCTTCGACCAAGCCTCAACAGATTTCCGCTTCGCCGCCGCCGTGGCCGCCTTTGGCATGAAGCTGCGCGGCTCGCCCGATGCAGGAACCATCACATGGGACGAGATCCTGAAAATTGCGCGCGGCGCGCTCGGTGACGACCCCGGCAGCTATCGCGCCGAGTTCCTAACACTCGTGGAAAGCGCGAAGAAACTCTCCCCAGCGACTTCGAACAAGGAATAGACGCAAGCGAGCCTCTCCTTGTTGCGTGCCCGCGTTGAGGCCGCTTCGGATGGCCATCCCGAATAAGCTTTCACACAACGACGTCAATCTATGGTGCGTTTCGCAAGTGGATGACGTTGCACGGGTGAAATCCTCGGGACCAAAAGATTCGTCCTAAGAAAAAGGGCAGCCGGGCGTTGTTCTCTTGGAAGGCGGAAAGAACCGCTTTCATCAAAACAACCAACCCATGAAAAAAAATCTCGCTTTGCTGTTTCTGTGCCCGGCCGCCCTGTGGGCGAATCCGGGATTGACCATATACAACCAAGGCTTCGCCGCCGTGCGGGACTCGGTGGCACTGGACTTGAAGAAGGGCACAAACAGCATCGTTTATGACGGAGCCACCCTTCTGCTCGAACCCGATTCCGTGATCCTGCGGGGGAAGGCCGGCACGCCGCTGAACATTCTGGAGCAAAACTACCGGAATGATCCTGTCACCCAGAGACTGCTGCTTTCATTGTTCGAGGGGCAGGAATTGGACTTCATTGTCCGCGAAAACGAAAAACCCGATCGCGTGGTTCGGGGGAAGGTAATCCGATCGGGGTCCGGTGAGGGTGCGAGTTACTCTTACCGTGGCGACACAATCGCGCCGGTAGGCCCGAGCCAGCCGATTGTCGAGGTGGATGGCAAGGTCAGGTTCAGTCTCCCGGGGGAGCCTGTTTTCCCTTCGTTGGGCGACGACACGATCTTGAAGCCAAAGCTGGCTTGGCAGATCGAGGCAACAAAGCCGCAGCAGCTCGAGGCCGAGCTTGGCTATGTCACAGGTGGTCTGGCTTGGGAAGCGAGCTACAACATCGTTGCGCCGGAAAAAGGCAATGTGGTTGATGTGATCGGCTGGGTGACCATGCAGAACAACTGCGGTCGCGATTTCGCCGATGCCAGCATCAAACTTCTCGCCGGCGATGTGAACCGCGTCGGGCCTCAGTATGACACGCGCGAATGGAACCGACCTCGCATGATGGCAATGCAGATGGCCATGCAGGATCCGCAATATGTGAAGGAAAAGACATTCGACGAATACCATCTCTATACGCTCGAGCGGCCCGTGACGTTGAGGAACATGGAAACAAAGCAAGTGGAATTTGTCCGGGCCACGGGCGTCCAAACCGAGACGGTCTACATCTATGACGGCGTGATGACCGATTGGGACCGCTACAGAGGACACGGCAGCGCAAACCTGAGCGACAACGATGAACTGGGCGTTCAAAGTTCCACGACCGTCAAGGTCTTGCGCGAGTTCATGAACTCGCAGAAAAACAACCTCGGGGTCCCGTTACCCCGGGGAAAAATCCGCTTCTACCGGGCCGACGGCAGCAACCTCGAATTCACCGGCGAAAATCTCATAGGCCACACCCCGAAGGACGAACTGGTCAAAGTTTATACAGGCGAGGCTTTTGACATAACGGGCGAGCGGAAGCGCACGGACTTCAACGTGGATAGTGCCAACCACCATATCAGCGAGAGTTTCGAGATTGTGCTGCATAACCACAAAAAGGAACCGGTCAATGTGCGCGTGGTTGAGCACCTCTACCGTTGGCACAACTGGGACATCACGCAGAAGAACGCCGATTTCATCAAGATCGACCCGGGGCAAATCCAATTCCGCGTGGATGTTCCAGCAGAAGGCGAGAGGAAGTTGAACTACACGGTGGTTTACACATGGTAATTAAACCCTGCATTCGCACCGCCCTCTGCAGCTTGGCCGTTTCCACTGTCCTGATGGGGGCGGCCGCAGCATCGGAGGCAACCGGCATCAAAACGGATGCCGATCGTCCCCAAAACGTAGCAGACCAAAGCTCGGAACAATTACGATTCGGTCACGTCTTCCTAGCAAACGAAACCGGCAGAACTGTGCAATTTCCGAGAAGTGCGCATGGTTTGAGTCTGGTATGCGAGGCACTGGCTGCGGACGGACAATGGCACACGGTCGCCACCCTTGAAGCCCCATTGGCAACATCGAAGCCCGCATCGCTCCATCAAGGCGAAATCTGGCAATTCATTGTTCCGCTGCCTCAAGGACCGCTACACACCAAAGTGCGCTTTGTCACCAAAGGAATCGGCGCAACATTTTGCTCCGCACTGTTCGATGCGACTATCGACCCCTCCCTCTTCGACCGACCGTCAAGGAGCAGTTGCTACTTGGCGCGGTTACGGGTGCAACCCAACCAAAAAGCCACAAAAGCAACTCTTGCCCGAAAGTGAATTGCTCCTACCCATGTAGAAACCTTATTTGACCACCTCCTGCATGTGTGATGCGATCCGCCAACTTCCCCCTTGCCCTGCGGGCGCTTTCGGCTATGCTCCTCCGTTCCTGATATGACCAAGACAGCAGCAAGCAGCGTGGCGCTGCATGACAAAGACACCGGAAGCGCGGATGTGCAGATCGCGCGTCTGACCGAGCGCATCAATCTTTTGACCGAGCATCTGAAGGGGCACGCCAAGGACCATTCCTCGCGTCGCGGACTTCTGAAAATGGTGGCCCGCCGCCGCAGCCTTCTGGATTATCTGAAGGACACGGCCAGCGAGCGCTACGCCAAGCTCATCGACAGCCTCAATCTTCGCAAATAGCCGGCGCCTTCGCGCCGGTTATCTGCATGAACCAAAAGAAACGTCCGACCCCGCCCATCATGCCGCAGCCTGGGATCCAGGCCTCCATGTCCGGAGCCTTGTATCCTGTGCTTTGGGATGATGCGGGGCAGGCGGTTCGACCAACCAACAACCCGTAACACACCATATGTCACATACCATCGTCTCGGGCCAAATCGGCCAGAATGAGATAACGTTCGAAACCGGCAAAATCGCCAAACTCGCCGACGGGGCCGTCATGGTCCGCACCGGCGAGACCATCATCCTCGCCAGCGCAGTCTCCGCGACCAAACTCCGCGAGGGGCAGGACTTCTTCCCGCTCACCGTCGATTACAAGGAAAAGGCCGCGGCAGCGGGCAAATTCCCCGGCGGATACTTCAAACGCGAGGGACGTCCGACCGAAAAAGAAACCCTCACCGCGCGCATGACCGACCGTCCGCTGCGCCCGTTGTTCCCGAAGGATTATTTCTTCGAAACGCAGATCATCAGCCTTCTGCTCAGCGCGGACGGCGAGAATGACGCGGACATCCTGAGCATCAACGGCGCATCCGCCGCGCTCACCGTTTCCGACATTCCGTTCAACGGCCCGATCGGCGCGGTGCGCATCGGACGCGTCAACGGCCAGTTCGTCATCAACCCGACGCACGCGCAGCGCGAGCAGAGCGACCTCGACCTTGTCTATGTCGGCAAGGAAAACGAAGTCATCATGATCGAAGGCGCCTGCGACGAATTGCCCGAGGCCGACTTCAAAGCGGCCCTCGATTTTGCACAGGAGCCCGTCAAAAAGCTCATCGCCATGCAGCGCGAACTCGCGCAAAAAGGCGGCAAGCCCAAGCGCGACTACGCGCCGCTCAAGGTCGATGATGCGTTGCTCGAAATCGCCTACAGCGTGGCAGGCGACCGCATCGAGGCCGCTCTTTACACCAGCGGCAAAGTCAATCGCGCCAAAGCCGTCGATGCCCTGCGCAAGGAAGTCGAGGCCGCGATCAAAGAAAAATTCCCCGAAGCCACGCCGTTCGCCATCGGGCAGGCCTTCGATTACCTGCAGAAGAAAGCCTTCCGCATCAGCATCCTCGACCGCAAACAGCGCTGCGACGGACGCGGATTGCACGACCTCCGTCCACTCACGGCCGAAGTCGGGATGCTCCCGCGCGCCCACGGCTCCGCGCTCTTCGCCCGCGGCGAGACGCAGGCCATGGCCCTGGCGACCCTCGCGCCGGCCGACGAAGCGCAGAATCTCGACAACTACACCGGAGGCGACGCGATCAAGCGCTTCATCCTGCACTACAACTTCCCGCCGTTCAGCGTGGGTGAAACGGGACGCTTCGGCGGCATGAACCGCCGCGAAATCGGACACGGCGCGCTCGCCGAGCGTTCCGTCCTGCCGGTCATTCCGCCGGAAAACGAATTCCCCTACGCCATCCGCGTGACCAGCGAAGTGATGGAGTCCAACGGCTCGACATCCATGGCCAGCGTTTGCTCCGGCGTGCTCGCACTCATGGACGCCGGCGTGCCGATCAAGCGACCCGTGGCCGGCATTTCCGTCGGCCTCGTGACCGAGTTCGATGACAGCGGCGCGATGAAGCGCCACACCACGCTCACCGACATCCTCGGCTCCGAGGACCACTTCGGCGACATGGACTTCAAACTCTGCGGCACGGAAAAAGGCGTCACCGGCTTCCAACTCGACCTCAAACTTCCGGGCCTCAGCCTCGATATCCTCAAGAAGGCGATCGACGAAGCCACCGAAGCCCGCGGCAAAATCCTGCAGGTCATGAACGCGTCGCTCGCTTCGCATCGCACCGAAATGAGCCCGTATGCCCCGCGCATCGAAACGCTCAAGATCCCCGTCGACAAGATCGGTCTTCTCATCGGTCCCGGCGGCAAGACGATCAAGGGAATCGTTGCGGAGACCGGCGCCGAGATCAACATCGAGGACGACGGTTCGGTCCACATTTACTCGAGCAATGGCGACAGCCTGCGCCGCGCCAAGGAAATCATCTCCGGCATGACCAAGGAAATCGAAGTCGGCGAGACCTACCAGGGCACGGTCGTCACGATCAAAGACTTCGGCTGCTTCGTCGAGGTCCTGCCCGGCAAGGACGGCCTCGTTCATATCTCCGAATTGGCCGACTTCCGCGTGAACAAAGTCGAGGACGTCGTCAAAGTCGGCGACTCGATCTGGGTCAAATGCATCGGCGTGGACGACCGCGGCAAAGTCAAACTCAGCCGCAAAGCGGCGATGAAAGATCGCGACAACGGCGCAGTGCCGGCCGACGCGTAATTCCCGTTTGCAGCGGCGCCGCCCACGGCGCTCGCGGTTCAATTCACCAAGGGCGTTCCGCAAGGAACGCCCTTTTTGCTTTCTTCCGTCCAGATGTTGGGGCATTGCTTCGGGGTTCCCCCGGACGCACACGCCATGCCAGACAAGACGCCAGCGCCGGAAAAGAAACGACACGCTCTCGAGACCGAGGTCATCTGGGCGGTCATCGGTCTTTATTTGTTCATCGCCGGCGTCCTTCTGCTCATCCACCACCTTCAACCCGCCGGACAGGAGACCCAGACCTCCTCCCCGTCGCCAAGCCACGCATCGCATTACGGTGTTCCCGGGGGCGAGCCCCACGCTGTGCGTCCGGAAGAACCGACCCGGCCATGATTACCGCGTTTTTCAAGGACGGCGAAACATTCCGTTTCATCCGCGAAGTGCAGACGGTCGAGGAACTGCACGAGGCCATGTGGATCGATGTTCTGCGCCCCACGCCGGAGGAAAAAGACATCCTGCGTTCGGCCCTCGGCATCGAACTCACCCTCCAGCACCCGACGATCTACCACGAGGATGACACGCTGTTCATGACGATGGGGTTGGTCAGCAAGGACGAGGAGAACAACACGCGCGTCAACAAGCTCACATTCATTCTGCACGAAGAGTGCGTTGTCACGTTGCACGAGATCGAGCTGATGCCGGTGGCTGTTTTCGCCCAACGCATTCGCCGCAAAGCCCATCTTTATGGGACACCTCAGAAAATCCTCTGGGGCCTGCTTTTCTCGCTCAGCGAAACGGTCGCCGACCGCGTCGAGGCCGTCGGCACGGACCTCGAGCAATTGTCGCACAATATTGCCGAGATGCCGACCGAACTGGGGACCGGAAAGACCGGCACCATGACGGAAATCAGCGAACTCCTCGCCGAGCTGTCGCGCTACGAGGACTTCATTTCCCAGAGCGGCGAGAGCGTCCTCCAGCTTGCGCGCGTTGTCCGTTACTTCAACGCGGAGGTGGACGGATTCGCCGAGGCCGAGTTGCAGGCCCGCGTGAACGAACTGGCGGCCGACGTCGCCGGCATCAAGGACCACCTCGCTTTCGAACACGACAAAGTCCGCTATCTGCAGCAGGCATCGATGGGCATCCTCAACATGCAGCAGAACCAGATCGTCAAAGTCTTCACCATCCTCACCGCCGTGTTCCTCCCGCCCACGCTGGTCGGCACGATGTATGGCATGAACTTCGCCTACATGCCGGAGCTGTCATGGAAGTGGGGATTCCCCGTGACCATCCTGCTCACTTTCCTCTCGGCCATCCTCCCGCTTATCTACATCAAGAAAAAGCGCTGGCTGCGCTGATCACTCGTGGCGAGGGAGAAAAAACAGCGCATCGCCACGGAAGCCGCGCCGGAGCTGCGGACAAACCCCTTTGCCTCCCTCGATCTCGGACCGCTCCGTGATGCGCCGGCCGAATCTGCAACGCGCCCCGCACCGAAAAAGGAGCCGAAAGAGCGCCTGCTACTGCGTCGCGAAACCGCGCACCGCGGCGGCAAAACAGTCCTTGTACTCGAAGCATTTTCCCCTGCTTGGAGCACGGCGAAACTCGAAGACCTGCTCCACGACCTCAAAACAGCCCTCGGCTGCGGCGGAAAAACCTTCGGGCGCAAAATCGAAATCCAAGGCGACCAACCCGACCGGCTTCAACCGCTGCTCGAAGCCCGTGGATTCACCGTCAAACGCGGCTGGTGAGACAAACGTATTCGCTCAGGCATCCTTGCGGTCGCCGGCATCTTCCGCCGAATCCGGCAGAAGCTTCGCATGCACGGACAGCACACGCCGGTCGTCCGCCTGCCGCACCGTGAATTCATAGCCGTCAAAAACGATATTTTCGCCCTTCGCGGGAAGGTGTCCGAGTTCGTGCGTGATGTAGCCGCCGATCGTGCTGACCTCGGCACTCTCGACCTTGATGCCGAGAAGATCCCCGAGTTCATGCAGCGCCATCCCGCCATCGAGCAGGAATTCCCCTTCCCCGACTTTGCGATACTCCGCTTCGTCGGAGTCGAACTCGTCCTGGATTTCACCCACCAACTCCGCCAACACGTTGTCCAGCGTGACGATACCGACCGCCCCGCCGTATTCATCCACCGCCAGCGCGAGGTGCGCGCCCTTTCCGAGGAAAACCTTGAGCAATCTTTCCAAGGGCATCAGCTCGGGCACGTGGACAAGCTCGCGCTTGATCGACATCAGGTCGGAACGCTCCTCGTGCACCATCGCAATCAGGTCCTTGATGTGGATCAAGCCGACGGCTTTGTCCAGATGGCCGCGGCAAAGCGGGAACCTTGTGTGCCGCGACGTCATCGCGGTGCCGAGGTTGGCGTCGAAGCTCTCGTCCAGATCGAGAAAGACCACCTCGCCGCGCGGCGTCATGATGTCGCGCACCACGCGCTTCCGCATATCGAGAGCGTTGATGAGGATTTCCCTCCCAAGTTCGCTCACGGGCGCGTCCTCGCCCTCCACGCCCGTCTCGAGAATGGAACGCAGCTCCTCGGCCGTGTGGACCGTTTCGTGGCCCGACGCGGGCTTGAGACGGAACACCACGCGCAGCAGCCAGCCCGAGGAGAAGTTTATGACATGGATGAACGGACGGAAGATGGCGTAGAAAAAACGCATCGGCCACGCGCAGAGCAGGAGGATCTGGCGCGCCCGGCGAATGGCGAGAATCTTCGGGGCCTGCTCGCCCACGACAATATGAAGGAACGTGATGATACCGAACGCAAGGGCGAACGAGAGCGCCGCGAGGAGGTCCGGACGGCTGACGCCCAGCGATCCGAGGACGGGCGCCAACAACCGAGCCACGAACGGTTCGCCGGACCATCCGAGGCCGAGGCTCGTGAGGGTGATGCCTAGTTGTGCCGCCGAGAGGTAGGCCTCCATGTGTCGCAGGATCTCGCGCGCAGCCCGGGCACGGCGACGTCCGGGCAGCGACTCCGCGTCCAGCTGTGATGCGCGCACCTTGACGACGGCGAACTCGAAAGCGACGAAGAAGGCGTTGAGCGCGACCAGAATCGCAACGGCAAGAAGTTGGAACAATACCGTGTCAGGCTCGGCACGCTGCGCCGATGCTGATATCGGAAAAGTGGAATCCATGGGAAGGCGACAAGTGACGGGGGGTAATGTCCAGCGGCGCCCGCCTCAGGCCGCTTGAACATCTGCGGCACCGGAGCGGCGCCGCGCGCAACTCCTTACCAGCTTGCTTTTGTGACACCCGGGATGAGCCCGGCGCAGGCGAGTTCGCGGAAAGTCAGTCGGGACATCTGGAACTCGCGGATGAAGGCACGCTTGCGGCCGGAAACGCGGCAGCGGTTGGACAGACGGACGGGGCTGGCGTTGCGCGGCAGTTGCGAAAGGGCGAGGTAGTCACCCTTGGCTTTCAGTTCGGCACGCAGCTTCGCGTATTTCTCTACGGTTTGCCGCTTGCGCTTTTCGCGCTCTTTCCAGGAAGTCTTGGCCATGTTGGTAATTGATGAACTGTTCATAATGGGCATCCCATCGAGCCTTTGCAAGCCAGTTTTGGAAAAAGAGCCAAAATCCCGATTGCACGCTCGAAAGAATTGACACCACCGGGGGGAGCGACAATGCTACCAACTCTGTCGCTGGCGGGCCCATCATCGCCACGGCCCTAATGGAAAAGAAGTAACCCCGCCATGAACGAGCCCAAAAAGGAAACAGTCAGAATCGTCCTCCCGCCCCGGCGCGACGGCAAGCCATCAGCAGCCAATCCCCGCGAAGCCGCGATGATCAACCTTCCACCCAAACCCCTTCCCACTGCTGCCGGCGCTCCTCCGAGCATGCCCGCACCGCCCAAGCCACCGGGCATTCCGCTGCCGCCAAAACCAGCCGCCATCGGTGCACCGGTTGCTCCCAAGCCTCCGCTTCCAGCATCGCTTGGCACAACGCCGCCAGCAACCGCCGCAACTCCCAAGCCTCCTGTTGCCGCCCCTGTTGCTCCCAAGCCCGCTGCACCAACCGCCATGCCCGCGGTGCCCAAACCTCCCGGCGCCCAACCGGTTCCCACGCCTTCGGGAGCGGCCTCGAAACCTCCGATTCCCGCTCAGCCGGCCGCTGCAAAACCTCCTGCTCCGCCGGCTCCTGGGGCTGTTGCTGCTCCGAAGCCGCCTGTCCCTGCGCCGCCCGTTGGCGCACCGAAACCGCCCGCTCCAGCCATCGCACCCGCCGCTGCCGGCCCCGTGGTTCCCAAACCGCCCGGCGCCGTTGCCGCACCTCCGGCTCCCTTGAAGCCGGGCGCCCCGGTCCCCGCAGCAGCTCCGGCGATCTTGAAACCCGCGGCCGCACCTCCGCCAGCTGCGGCGGAAGCCAAAAAGAGCACCGCCAAGGTGGAAGCCATTCCGCCCGCGCGTCCGACGCCGCAAGCCACGGTCAAAATCGGCACAGCGAGCGCGGCGGCAACACCCGCTCCAGCCATAAAGACCGAGGCAAAAATCGAAGCCCTACCCTCGGTTGCGGCTCCCGACCAACTTACCGGCATTCTCGCAATCGCTGCCGTGGTGATGGCACTCGCCGCCCTCGGTATGCAAGTGTGGATGTTCCTCTGAAACAAATCCAAACAAACAAACCCACAAACATGGCCAGCGCCAACGTCCTGCAACTCGACGACAGCAACTTCGACAAGGAAATCAACAAAGGAGCAGCTCCCGTCCTCGTGGATTTCTGGGCCCCGTGGTGCGGCCCCTGCCGCATGATCGCGCCGGTGCTCGACAAAATCGCCGATGCCACCGTCGGCCAAGCCTACGTGGCCAAGGTCAACGTCGATGAAGCCCCCGGCGTCGCCAGCCGCTTCCGCGTCTCGTCCATTCCCACCCTGCTCTTCTTCAAAAACGGCGAGGTGCACGAACAGGTCGTCGGGCTTCAAGGCGAAGCCGACCTCATGGCGCGGCTCAAAGCCCTGATGTAGTTCATGGCCGAGCGATGACAGTTGAGGGAAAATCCAGCCCTCATAAGCGGGATCTCCCAAACCTCAGCCTTCAACCTGCCTCCTCTCGGGCCCTCCCCGCGGCACTCGCCCGGGAAACCGCGCATCTCGCACGCGACACCAACCTGTTCCTCGGCACCTCCTCATGGAAATACGAGGGCTGGCTCGGGCAGATCTACGACGAGCAGCGCTACATCGCGCGCGGAAAGCTCTCGCACAAACGCTTCGAGACGGGATGTCTTGAAGAATACGCCGAAATCTTCCCCACCGTCTGCGTCGATGCCGGCTACTACCGCTTCCCCTCGGAAAAATACCTCGCGAATCTCTGCGCGCAGGTGCCGGACAACTTCCGCCTGTCGTTCAAAGTCACCGACGAGATCACGGTGAAAAAATTCCCGAAGCTCGAGCGCTTCGGCGACCGCGCGGGCACGGACAACCGGCATTTCCTCGACGCCGGGCTCTTCGTCGACGCGTTTCTCGGTCCGCTTTCACCCCATCGAAAAAAGACCGGTGTCCTCATCTTCGAGTTCTCCGCGTTTTATCCGGCCCACTTTGCACGGCTGCGCGACTTCATTGTCTTGCTCGACGAATTTCTCGGACGCCTCCCCGCCAACTGGCAATACGGCGTCGAGGTGCGCAACGCCAAACTGCTGCGTCCGGAATATTTCGATGTCCTTCGCACGCACAACGTCACGCATGTCTTCAACAGTTGGACGCGCATGCCGCCCGTCGAGGAACAGATGGCAATACCCGGGGCCTTCACAACAGACTTTTTCACCGCGCGATTTCTCCTGAGACCCGGGCGTGCTTACGAACAGGCGGTCAAAGAATTCCAGCCTTACGCCGAGACGAAAGAAACGAACAAAGAAGCCCGTGCCGCCCTGCGCTCGCTCATCCAACGCAGCGTCGCGGCACCGACCGCGTGTCCTTCCTACGCCTTTGTGAACAACCGGCTCGAAGGCAATTCGCCCAACACCATCGCCGCCGCGCTAGACATCAAGTTGTAGCGGGCTCGTCCTCGTCGCCGGCCGTTTTGGAAATTCGTCACTACATTTTCGGGAGCAAAAACCTCAACGCGACCGGCAGGCGTCTGGCCCAAGCCTTCTCGTTGTGCCCGTCACCCTCACCCGGATTCCACAAGAAATCCCCGCCTTCGACATACCCCTGTTTGAGCAACGCCTCGCGGACGGCCAATGCGTCCTGCCAGTAGTCGCCCGTCAGATTGCCTGTTTCTTCCGTTCCCATGTCCATGTAGATGCGCAGGCTGTCCTTCTTGGACCCGGCCTTGACCGCTTCGGTGAAATTCGGACTCGTCCAAAACGCGGGCGAAAAAACGCCGACCGAGCCGAAAGCATCCGTGTTCAGCCCGAGCCACAGCGAAACAAGTCCGCCCATCGAAGAACCGGCAACGGCGGTGTTTTCTTTTTCCGGCAGCGTGCGGTATTTCCCATCGATCGCCGGCTTCACTTTATTGAGAAAAAACTTGGCGTAGCGATCGCAGATTCCGTTGCCGCGCGAAGCATCCCGCGGATTCACATCGGAAGGAGGTTGGTATTCCGTGATGCGCGCGTTCCCCGCATCTGCCTCGTTGTTCGGCACAGCCACAATGATCGCCTCGCGCAGTCG
This region includes:
- a CDS encoding alpha/beta hydrolase, producing MRMQRPPRSMATLHLMVLLAANALAGERIETLRVDSDDAAIPSRELRVWLPPGYDDGEARFPVLYFHDGQNVFRPGGPIGCWFAEDAAAEEMKAGRLREAIIVAVPNNEADAGNARITEYQPPSDVNPRDASRGNGICDRYAKFFLNKVKPAIDGKYRTLPEKENTAVAGSSMGGLVSLWLGLNTDAFGSVGVFSPAFWTSPNFTEAVKAGSKKDSLRIYMDMGTEETGNLTGDYWQDALAVREALLKQGYVEGGDFLWNPGEGDGHNEKAWARRLPVALRFLLPKM